In Eisenibacter elegans DSM 3317, the genomic window ATTGTTAGCACTGTCGTCTTCTAGGGTGAGGCATAACGTTTTGCCGCTTGGCGAAGGCGGGGATTAAAAGCACCTCGCTTCACATAAGCACAAGTGTAAATAAAAAGCACTTCACTAAAAATTAGCACATCAACCCCGCTTTTCGCCAAGCCAATGTTGTGCCTTCGCTGTTTTTTTAGTCCACATAAGCTTCTTTGATGATTTCTTTCACTTGCTCAATGATTTCGTCTTCTAAGTGTCCTATGGTTTTGGTTACTCGGCTTTTGTCTATGGTGCGAATTTGGTCTATCACTATCCAATTCGTTTGTCCTTCTAACTCAAAACTCACTCTTGTCGGATAGTTTTTTGACTGAGAAGTTATTGGGCAAACTACAACTGTTGCCAAGTGTTTATTCATTTCGTTAGGTGAAACAATGAGGCAAGGTCGTTTTTTCTTGATTTCACTCCCTATTGTTGGGTCTAAATTGACAACAACAATTTCGTACTGCAAAAAAGTCGTCATTTTTAGTCCCAATTTTCGTTTTCAAACACACTGTCAATAAGCAATTTGTCATCGCCGTTGCGGTGCATTTCGGCAAAGGCTTCTTCCCAATTTTTTCGGGGTTCGGCAACAGGTTTTAGCACAATATAATCTTTCTCCAAAACAAGTTCTACCTTGTCGGTGATTTGGTACTTGTCTAAAAGGGTTTTGC contains:
- a CDS encoding AbrB/MazE/SpoVT family DNA-binding domain-containing protein, giving the protein MNMQVSVIQVGNSKGIRLSKTLLDKYQITDKVELVLEKDYIVLKPVAEPRKNWEEAFAEMHRNGDDKLLIDSVFENENWD
- a CDS encoding type II toxin-antitoxin system PemK/MazF family toxin, which codes for MTTFLQYEIVVVNLDPTIGSEIKKKRPCLIVSPNEMNKHLATVVVCPITSQSKNYPTRVSFELEGQTNWIVIDQIRTIDKSRVTKTIGHLEDEIIEQVKEIIKEAYVD